The Vicia villosa cultivar HV-30 ecotype Madison, WI unplaced genomic scaffold, Vvil1.0 ctg.000794F_1_1, whole genome shotgun sequence genomic sequence tatatatatatatatatatatatatgtagtaTTGAAACAAGACAGAGAggaggaaaaaagaaaaagaagaagacgaTAAACCTCATCAAATCGAGGCCGGTTGTAGCCACCCCGGTGTTCCAATTTCGTATTTAATTAGTTTCGTTTCTGTTTAGCGATTTCTTCAAATATCTTTAGGGTTTTAGGAATTCATGCCATGGAAGAGATGTTGAGTTCATCAACAACAATCAACTCCTCCAATATAGGGTTTCAGGTTCTGAATTCATGTACTGTGATTTTTTATCCTTctttttcttgttgtttttgtAATCGTAACTGTAATTTGGAATGGTGTTACTTTTCTCTGCAGCTATTGAAGAAGCAAGGTTGGAAAGAAGGGACTGGCCTTGGGATCTCTGAACaggttttctttctttctctctttgtcATCCAAATTCTGAAACTAATTGTTAAACTCATGTTTTAGGTACTTCCTTTCAATGATTCTGATGATAAACAAATTTATTTTGGTAACAGGGTAGATTAGAACCTGTGGAAACTCATGTGAAGAATAATAAGCGCGGTTTGGGAGCAGATAAAGTGAAGAAAAAGATAGTGAAACCTGATCATGGTGCTGATTCCTCTAAAGGAGACAATAAGcaggtaattttttttttgttggtttgCTTTGTTTCCAAGGGCTTTGGTGGTCGTTATAAACAATTTACAGGAGTAGAAGGATAATAACTAGATAAGATAACTATGCAAAAATCGTGCTTCTTTTTTCATTTGGAATTGGAAAATTACAACGGTTGCcgtatattttcttatttgatgtAGTTCTAGTTTCCCAAGTTTATCTTATCGAGATATATTGTTTTTCAAGTTCCTTATTTTATTTCATCAAATTTGGTGGGGGTGGGGATATAGTATTCGGTAATTAGGAATTGTATAAGTTATTAACAACAGAGAAATCTTTGATTATTTGATATCTAATCTCTAAGAACAAAGTTGACATATATATAATATAGTAATTAGGAATCATTTGTAGTCGAATGAATGATAATGACGGAAAAATACTGATATTATCTATCAGTAAGAACAAAGTTGACTTAAAGAATTTAGTAATTAGGAATTGTTTATCTCTTAACAAATGTAGCATACAAATTTATGTAACCTATAACTCAACTGGCACTATATATCTACGAGGGAGAAAGTATGCATAGAGTAAGATGAGAAACTCACATCTAATTTGGTTTATGTTTAGGAGGATGACCGTACGAGCCAAATATTGTTACGAAGATTGATGTAGGTATAGGAGGaattaaacaaaattttatacattgcttttaataaataaattggaTAAGGCGCAACATAGAGTATTTAGAGAGGCTTTATCGAAGGCTCTCTAAAGTGttaaaaatttttaaatttgAGCAAGAGAAAATACATATGATGCGGTCAAGTCAACTAGTATTTAGAGAGCTTTTATGGAAGGATCTCTATAGGTGTTTATTAAAGGTCACTTTTAGCACATCTGTTTTATCTTAGTTCTAGATATGCTTTCATGTCCAAGAAACAATTCCAAGGTTCATACTTTTTGTGAATGGTATTGTCTTAGTTAGATAACAATGTTGGTGGAGGAGATGAGACGGAGGTGGCAGGTCTGGAAGAGTATTAACAAATGTAAGAGGAATTAGGAGAACAAATGAGTAGGTTCTAACCAATTTTTACGATGGATACCCGGTTTTTTCACATAATGGTTTGAgctttatatatggaatggtcTCCATAATAGAGAAGATG encodes the following:
- the LOC131631224 gene encoding uncharacterized protein LOC131631224: MEEMLSSSTTINSSNIGFQLLKKQGWKEGTGLGISEQGRLEPVETHVKNNKRGLGADKVKKKIVKPDHGADSSKGDNKQEDLSKKKTKALSKRVRKMQELEKKMQEKEFERAFFREFWPDNV